A region of Chelonoidis abingdonii isolate Lonesome George chromosome 8, CheloAbing_2.0, whole genome shotgun sequence DNA encodes the following proteins:
- the ATG4A gene encoding cysteine protease ATG4A isoform X3, whose product MESDKSKLLLDISARLWFTYRRKFSPIGGTGPSSDTGWGCMLRCGQMMLAQALICRHLGRDWQWERHKKQPEEYHKILRCFIDRKDGCYSIHQMAQMGVGEGKSIGEWFGPNTVAQVLKKLALFDEWNSLAVYVSMDNTVVIEDIKKMCWCPPQSSSASRGSTFSHRSALSQNKNTAGFCSGWKPLLLIIPLRLGINHINPIYIDAFKECFKMPQSLGALGGKPNNAYYFIGFLGNELIYLDPHTTQIFVDLEENGTVDDHSFHCQQAPHRMKIMNLDPSVALGFFCKEEKDFDNWCSLVQKEILKQQSLRMFELVQNHPAHWPPFIPPAKPEVTTSGAELIESTDKLLELEEEFEILSV is encoded by the exons ATGGAGTCCG ACAAATCTAAGTTATTGTTGGATATAAGTGCTCGTCTGTGGTTTACGTACAGAAGAAAATTTTCACCAATTG GAGGCACAGGCCCTTCATCCGATACTGGCTGGGGATGCATGCTGCGATGTGGACAGATGATGCTCGCACAGGCCCTGATTTGCCGGCATTTAGGAAGGG ACTGGCAGTGGGAGAGACACAAAAAACAACCTGAGGAATATCACAAGATCCTGCGATGCTTCATAGACAGAAAAGATGGGTGTTACTCTATTCACCAAATGG CACAGATGGGTGTAGGAGAGGGGAAGTCGATTGGAGAATGGTTTGGACCAAATACAGTTGCACAAGTGTTAAA AAAGCTTGCTTTATTTGATGAATGGAATTCCTTGGCAGTTTATGTATCTATGGACAATACTGTGGTCATTGAAGACATCA AAAAAATGTGTTGGTGCCCTCCTCAGAGCAGCAGTGCTTCACGTGGCAGCACTTTCTCACACAGAAGTGCTCTCAGTCAAAACAAGAACACAGCAGGGTTTTGCTCAGGCTGGAAACCTCTCTTGCTCATTATACCTCTACGACTGGGGATAAATCACATCAATCCGATTTATATTGATGCTTTTAAA GAATGTTTTAAGATGCCACAGTCTTTGGGGGCATTAGGAGGGAAACCAAATAATGCCTACTATTTCATAGGATTTTTAG GAAATGAGCTGATCTATTTGGACCCTCACACCACTCAGATTTTTGTAGATTTGGAGGAAAACGGTACGGTTGATGACCACAGCTTCCATTGTCAGCAGGCCCCACATCGAATGAAGATCATGAATTTGGATCCCTCCGTAGCATTA ggCTTCTTttgtaaagaagaaaaagactttGATAACTGGTGTAGTCTTGTACAAAAG GAGATTCTGAAGCAGCAGAGTCTTCGGATGTTTGAGTTAGTCCAAAATCATCCAGCCCATTGGCCTCCTTTCATACCTCCAGCAAAACCAGAAGTGACAACATCAGGAGCAG AACTTATTGAATCTACCGATAAACTGCTTGAGTTGGAAGAAGAATTTGAAATCCTGAGTGTATGA
- the ATG4A gene encoding cysteine protease ATG4A isoform X1: MESVLSKCENQSTVLSEYLEEFPETDGSVWILGRQYHLKTDKSKLLLDISARLWFTYRRKFSPIGGTGPSSDTGWGCMLRCGQMMLAQALICRHLGRDWQWERHKKQPEEYHKILRCFIDRKDGCYSIHQMAQMGVGEGKSIGEWFGPNTVAQVLKKLALFDEWNSLAVYVSMDNTVVIEDIKKMCWCPPQSSSASRGSTFSHRSALSQNKNTAGFCSGWKPLLLIIPLRLGINHINPIYIDAFKECFKMPQSLGALGGKPNNAYYFIGFLGNELIYLDPHTTQIFVDLEENGTVDDHSFHCQQAPHRMKIMNLDPSVALGFFCKEEKDFDNWCSLVQKEILKQQSLRMFELVQNHPAHWPPFIPPAKPEVTTSGAELIESTDKLLELEEEFEILSV; this comes from the exons ATGGAGTCCG TTTTATCCAAGTGTGAAAACCAGAGTACTGTCTTATCGGAATACCTAGAAGAATTTCCAGAAACAGATGGGTCAGTGTGGATTTTGGGAAGGCAATACCACCTTAAGACAG ACAAATCTAAGTTATTGTTGGATATAAGTGCTCGTCTGTGGTTTACGTACAGAAGAAAATTTTCACCAATTG GAGGCACAGGCCCTTCATCCGATACTGGCTGGGGATGCATGCTGCGATGTGGACAGATGATGCTCGCACAGGCCCTGATTTGCCGGCATTTAGGAAGGG ACTGGCAGTGGGAGAGACACAAAAAACAACCTGAGGAATATCACAAGATCCTGCGATGCTTCATAGACAGAAAAGATGGGTGTTACTCTATTCACCAAATGG CACAGATGGGTGTAGGAGAGGGGAAGTCGATTGGAGAATGGTTTGGACCAAATACAGTTGCACAAGTGTTAAA AAAGCTTGCTTTATTTGATGAATGGAATTCCTTGGCAGTTTATGTATCTATGGACAATACTGTGGTCATTGAAGACATCA AAAAAATGTGTTGGTGCCCTCCTCAGAGCAGCAGTGCTTCACGTGGCAGCACTTTCTCACACAGAAGTGCTCTCAGTCAAAACAAGAACACAGCAGGGTTTTGCTCAGGCTGGAAACCTCTCTTGCTCATTATACCTCTACGACTGGGGATAAATCACATCAATCCGATTTATATTGATGCTTTTAAA GAATGTTTTAAGATGCCACAGTCTTTGGGGGCATTAGGAGGGAAACCAAATAATGCCTACTATTTCATAGGATTTTTAG GAAATGAGCTGATCTATTTGGACCCTCACACCACTCAGATTTTTGTAGATTTGGAGGAAAACGGTACGGTTGATGACCACAGCTTCCATTGTCAGCAGGCCCCACATCGAATGAAGATCATGAATTTGGATCCCTCCGTAGCATTA ggCTTCTTttgtaaagaagaaaaagactttGATAACTGGTGTAGTCTTGTACAAAAG GAGATTCTGAAGCAGCAGAGTCTTCGGATGTTTGAGTTAGTCCAAAATCATCCAGCCCATTGGCCTCCTTTCATACCTCCAGCAAAACCAGAAGTGACAACATCAGGAGCAG AACTTATTGAATCTACCGATAAACTGCTTGAGTTGGAAGAAGAATTTGAAATCCTGAGTGTATGA
- the ATG4A gene encoding cysteine protease ATG4A isoform X2 — translation MESVLSKCENQSTVLSEYLEEFPETDGSVWILGRQYHLKTDKSKLLLDISARLWFTYRRKFSPIGGTGPSSDTGWGCMLRCGQMMLAQALICRHLGRDWQWERHKKQPEEYHKILRCFIDRKDGCYSIHQMAQMGVGEGKSIGEWFGPNTVAQVLKKLALFDEWNSLAVYVSMDNTVVIEDIKKMCWCPPQSSSASRGSTFSHRSALSQNKNTAGFCSGWKPLLLIIPLRLGINHINPIYIDAFKECFKMPQSLGALGGKPNNAYYFIGFLGNELIYLDPHTTQIFVDLEENGTVDDHSFHCQQAPHRMKIMNLDPSVALEILKQQSLRMFELVQNHPAHWPPFIPPAKPEVTTSGAELIESTDKLLELEEEFEILSV, via the exons ATGGAGTCCG TTTTATCCAAGTGTGAAAACCAGAGTACTGTCTTATCGGAATACCTAGAAGAATTTCCAGAAACAGATGGGTCAGTGTGGATTTTGGGAAGGCAATACCACCTTAAGACAG ACAAATCTAAGTTATTGTTGGATATAAGTGCTCGTCTGTGGTTTACGTACAGAAGAAAATTTTCACCAATTG GAGGCACAGGCCCTTCATCCGATACTGGCTGGGGATGCATGCTGCGATGTGGACAGATGATGCTCGCACAGGCCCTGATTTGCCGGCATTTAGGAAGGG ACTGGCAGTGGGAGAGACACAAAAAACAACCTGAGGAATATCACAAGATCCTGCGATGCTTCATAGACAGAAAAGATGGGTGTTACTCTATTCACCAAATGG CACAGATGGGTGTAGGAGAGGGGAAGTCGATTGGAGAATGGTTTGGACCAAATACAGTTGCACAAGTGTTAAA AAAGCTTGCTTTATTTGATGAATGGAATTCCTTGGCAGTTTATGTATCTATGGACAATACTGTGGTCATTGAAGACATCA AAAAAATGTGTTGGTGCCCTCCTCAGAGCAGCAGTGCTTCACGTGGCAGCACTTTCTCACACAGAAGTGCTCTCAGTCAAAACAAGAACACAGCAGGGTTTTGCTCAGGCTGGAAACCTCTCTTGCTCATTATACCTCTACGACTGGGGATAAATCACATCAATCCGATTTATATTGATGCTTTTAAA GAATGTTTTAAGATGCCACAGTCTTTGGGGGCATTAGGAGGGAAACCAAATAATGCCTACTATTTCATAGGATTTTTAG GAAATGAGCTGATCTATTTGGACCCTCACACCACTCAGATTTTTGTAGATTTGGAGGAAAACGGTACGGTTGATGACCACAGCTTCCATTGTCAGCAGGCCCCACATCGAATGAAGATCATGAATTTGGATCCCTCCGTAGCATTA GAGATTCTGAAGCAGCAGAGTCTTCGGATGTTTGAGTTAGTCCAAAATCATCCAGCCCATTGGCCTCCTTTCATACCTCCAGCAAAACCAGAAGTGACAACATCAGGAGCAG AACTTATTGAATCTACCGATAAACTGCTTGAGTTGGAAGAAGAATTTGAAATCCTGAGTGTATGA
- the PSMD10 gene encoding 26S proteasome non-ATPase regulatory subunit 10 has protein sequence MGSERARGMEGSVSSVELCNLAYAGQLEELQDRLREDRGLATRTDQDHRTALHWACSAGHTDIVHFLLGLGVPVNDQDDSGWTPLHIAASAGRDEIVKALIGKGAQVNVVNQNGCTPLHYAASRNRQEIAVMLLENRADPDAMDHLESTPLHRAAAKGNLKMIQILLQYKASVNIQDSEGNTPLHLACDEERVDEAKLLVSHGASIYIENKEEKTPLKVSKGGLGTVLKRLVEG, from the exons ATGGGCAGCGAGCGCGCGCGCGGCATGGAGGGTTCTGTGTCCAGTGTGGAGCTCTGTAACCTGGCCTACGcggggcagctggaggagctgcaggaccggctGAGGGAGGACCGCGGCCTGGCCACCCGCACCgaccag GATCACCGAACAGCgctgcactgggcatgctccgCGGGACACACGGACATCGTGCATTTCTTGTTAGGCCTGGGCGTGCCTGTCAATGACCAGGACGAC TCTGGCTGGACTCCTCTCCATATTGCAGCTTCAGCAGGCCGTGATGAAATTGTGAAAGCTCTGATTGGAAAAGGTGCTCAAGTGAATGTTGTTAATCAAAATGGCTGTACACCTCTGCATTATGCAGCCTCCAGAAATAGACAAGAG ATTGCAGTTATGCTGTTAGAGAATAGAGCTGATCCTGATGCAATGGACCACTTAGAATCCACTCCCTTACACAGAGCAGCAGCCAAAGGAAATCTAAAAATGATACAGATCCTGCTACAGTATAAAGCGTCTGTGAATATACAGGACTCTGAAGGGAACACACCTCT CCATTTAGCCTGCGATGAAGAGAGAGTGGATGAGGCAAAGCTGTTGGTGTCCCATGGTGCAAGTATTTACATTGAGAATAAAGAAGAAAAGACCCCACTGAAAGTGTCAAAAGGTGGCCTGGGAACTGTACTTAAAAGATTGGTGGAAGGGTAG